In the Colletotrichum higginsianum IMI 349063 chromosome 7 map unlocalized unitig_7, whole genome shotgun sequence genome, one interval contains:
- a CDS encoding Ribosomal protein L30, with translation MSFFRITLHRSAIGLPKSTRGVLDALGLHRRSQTVFHPVSPQFAGMILKVKELVRVEEVDRAMSQTELRELRRPDPGFYVEKAVAR, from the coding sequence atgTCCTTCTTCCGCATCACCCTCCACCGCTCGGCTATCGGCCTGCCCAAGAGCACccgcggcgtcctcgacgccctcggcctgcacCGCCGCTCCCAGACTGTCTTCCACCCCGTCAGCCCCCAGTTCGCGGGTATGATCCTCAAGGTTAAGGAGCTCgtccgcgtcgaggaggttgacCGCGCCATGTCCCAGACCGAGCTGCGCGAGCTGCGGAGGCCCGACCCCGGGTTCTACGTTGAGAAGGCCGTTGCGCGGTGA
- a CDS encoding Keratinolytic protein, translating to MAPMSGEVDGWFRYCLPRRFGKCHYRPCLPRTINQPHHSVLAPSQGFLDSETEVLLLGTSIINCIISHFISQKHYSPRPDPRPSLPLRALCHSFQPSQDTSSITMTCVSRRSRQVISGRRRHHVGRVTAWKEPRLAADYLGTSPPPSKVYVTKDGKAKDDGRYDMSGTSRKREQPTRVKASVPSPQHMKEENMAEDGFHARPSIKLPIPDHIKAMLVDDWENITKNNQLVPLPHPHPVDDILNDYLNYERPNREDGSANMDILEEVVAGLREYFEKSLSRILLYRFERPQYHEIRKVWEKATENDKHKSVCDTYGPEHMCRLMVSLPELVAQTNMDQQSVSRLREELSKLTVWLGKNAKKYFVSEYETPSQEYIDKARSF from the exons ATGGCGCCAATGTCAGGGGAGGTTGACGGCTGGTTCCGCTACTGCCTACCTAGGCGCTTTGGCAAGTGCCACTACCGACCGTGCCTTCCTCGAACAATCAACCAGCCTCACCACTCAGTTCTTGCACCTTCTCAAGGCTTCCTCGACAGCGAAACAGaagttcttcttctcggaaCATCAATCATCAACTGCATCATATCTCACTTCATTTCCCAAAAGCACTACTCGCCTCGCCCCGACCCTCGCCCTTCACTCCCGCTTAGGGCTCTTTGTCATTCCTTCCAACCTTCTCAAGACACCAGTTCAATCACCATGACTTGCGTCTCTCGCAGATCCCGACAGGTAATATcggggcgtcgtcgacatcacGTTGGGAGAGTGACTGCTTGGAAGGAACCGCGCCTTGCAGCAGACTACTTGGGCACGTCACCTCCACCATCCAAAGTCTATGTCACCAAGGATGGAAAAGCCAAAGACGATGGTCGCTACGACATGTCTGGTACAAGTCGCAAACGGGAGCAGCCCACCCGCGTCAAGGCTTCCGTTCCTTCTCCGCAGCACATGAAGGAAGAGAACATGGCT GAGGATGGATTCCATGCGCGCCCATCCATCAAGTTGCCTATCCCCGATCATATCAAGGCAATGCTTGTCGACGACTGGGAGAACATCACTAAAAACAACCAGCTGGTCCCGCTCCCTCATCCTCACCCCGTCGATGATATTCTGAACGACTACCTCAACTACGAGCGCCCCAACCGAGAAGATGGTTCTGCAAACATGGACATCCTCGAAGAAGTCGTGGCTGGTCTCCGCGAGTACTTTGAGAAGTCTTTGAGCCGGATCCTTTTGTACCG CTTTGAACGCCCCCAGTACCACGAGATCCGCAAGGTATGGGAGAAGGCCACGGAGAACGACAAGCATAAGTCTGTCTGCGACACATATGGCCCCGAGCACATGTGCCGCCTGATGG TGTCCTTGCCTGAGCTCGTTGCCCAAACAAACATGGACCAACAGTCCGTTTCGCGTCTGCGTGAGGAACTCTCCAAGCTTACAGTCTGGCTTGGCAAGAACGCAAAGAAATACTTTGTCAGCGAGTACGAGACTCCTTCTCAGGAGTATATCGATAAGGCCCGGAGTTTCTAG
- a CDS encoding Histone acetylase complex subunit, with protein MPRFDSPDYEREAELPRFNYEPFDGYVAPLSASRSGLIPEHYIHHSSMSAALGHEQRNQHAQEDSFGTHESYEGLPSYYLNDNGDNYYDDEGADDDDFEDNEWAEYAYEDADRCGLVDNSYGPHDYEADYTSDFKNEEYIGVAGYLDDDQHPREHYYGNNEDGAGYQDNEESEEPRDDIDWAALVHPSLYGNRLSSPDSDNSTGSRLSREEIERRHNAFHPQWNQVNWQAPARNPPSTSISPRASNQPSRNRSHSVISISSSEDDKSESSIELLGVSRVKFSNDASRCKDDRQGQDSEQREKDQVSFKHRSALVLHPQDRESAGSSRGYGHMPIAVDLTEEHVRENIVQENNKRKRENSIEFLFAFRRNVRPRQH; from the coding sequence ATGCCTCGTTTTGACTCTCCAGACTACGAGCGGGAAGCAGAACTGCCCAGATTCAACTACGAGCCATTCGACGGTTACGTGGCTCCGCTGTCAGCATCGCGCTCAGGGTTGATACCAGAACACTACATCCACCATTCTTCCATGTCTGCGGCCCTTGGCCATGAGCAAAGGAACCAGCATGCTCAAGAGGACAGCTTCGGAACTCATGAATCATACGAAGGCCTGCCATCGTATTACCTCAACGACAACGGGGACAATTATTACGATGATGAAGGAGCGGATGACGACGATTTCGAGGACAACGAGTGGGCCGAGTACGCCTATGAGGACGCTGACCGGTGTGGCCTTGTCGACAACTCGTACGGTCCTCATGATTACGAGGCCGACTATACTAGCGACTTCAAGAACGAGGAGTACATCGGCGTGGCGGGATATCTTGACGATGATCAACACCCAAGAGAGCATTACTACGGCAACAACGAAGATGGGGCTGGCTATCAAGACAACGAAGAATCAGAAGAACCCCGTGACGACATCGACTGGGCAGCCCTAGTCCACCCAAGCTTATACGGCAATCGGCTCTCAAGCCCTGACTCTGACAATTCAACTGGCAGTCGCTTATCTCGTGAGGAGATTGAGAGACGACACAATGCTTTCCACCCGCAGTGGAATCAGGTAAACTGGCAAGCGCCCGCCAGGAACCCTCCGTCAACCTCCATTTCGCCCAGGGCCAGCAATCAACCAAGCCGCAACAGATCTCACAGCGTCATCAGCATATCAAGCTCTGAGGACGATAAGAGCGAATCCAGCattgagcttctcggcgtctcACGCGTCAAGTTTAGCAACGACGCTAGCCGTTGCAAGGATGATAGACAGGGGCAGGATTCTGAGCAAAGGGAAAAGGACCAGGTCAGCTTCAAGCACCGATCTGCTCTTGTGCTACACCCTCAGGATCGAGAGAGTGCTGGCAGCAGTAGAGGCTACGGGCACATGCCTATAGCAGTGGACTTGACTGAGGAGCATGTGCGAGAGAACATTGTCCAGGAAAACAACAAACGGAAGCGGGAGAACAGTATTGAGTTCCTCTTTGCGTTCCGACGCAACGTGCGGCCTAGGCAGCATTAA
- a CDS encoding Histone acetylase complex subunit has protein sequence MAPTRPPAQPFSKDEKVLCFHGEMLYEAKILDVQPADSGEGFQYRIHYKGWKNTWDDWVSIDRIRKFTEENKELASTLHAQMKDLRQKNSAKAPKKGLRVNGPDSARGSEERTAAVAASGRGPRRARDFDLEQSGWRGKKG, from the exons ATGGCGCCCACCCGTCCTCCAGCCCAGCCGTTCtccaaggacgagaaggTTCTCTGCTTCCATGGCGAGATGTTGTACGAGGCCAAGATTCTCGACGTCCAGCCTGCCGATAGTGGTGAGGGCTTTCAATACCGCATTCACTACAAGGGCTGGAAGAACACCTGGGACGACTGGGTTTCTATCGACCGCATCCGCAAGTTCACTGAGGAAAACAAGGAGCTCGCCAGCACGCTACACGCTCAGATGAAGGACTTGCGCCAGAAGAACAGCGCGAAAGCCCCCAAGAAGGGCCTCCGTGTCAATGGCCCCGATTCCGCTCGCGGCAGTGAAGAGCGAACTGCAGCGGTAGCCGCCAGTGGACGTGGTCCTCGACGGGCGAGGGACTTCGACCTTGAGCAG AGTGGCTGGAGAGGCAAGAAGGGATGA
- a CDS encoding Cnl2/NKP2 family protein: MAPTESAILHNYLTFPAQLPSAITLEEFTELFPKAHRANPVIRSLYRDLQHQRRALVDTVTENIAAEEKRGRVLKRQIARARSRAADEDADQELEIERALFGASGTQDAKHTLNSIIPEMDTAMADLEAEIQKLETREKSLLESVKQTVGSMSDLRYGRLSNHRLRDDVMQGLKSVQDACDGKS, from the exons ATGGCGCCCACTGAGTCCGCTATTTTGCACAACTACCTGACCTTCCCCGCCCAATTGCCCTCCGCCATCACACTCGAAGAATTCACTGAACTCTTTCCAAAGGCCCATCGAGCCAACCCGGTGATTCGTTCTCTGTACCGCGATCTGCAGCATCAGAGGAGAGCGCTTGTCGACACTGTCACAGAGaacatcgccgccgaggagaagcgcgGGAGGGTCCTGAAGCGTCAGATCGCCCGTGCCCGCAGCCGCGCGGCAGATGAGGATGCTGACCAGGAGCTCGAGATCGAGCGAGCC CTCTTCGGCGCGTCTGGGACTCAAGACGCCAAACACACACTCAACTCCATTATCCCAGAGATGGACACCGCTATGGCTGATCTCGAAGCAGAGATCCAGAAGCTCGAGACACGGGAAAAGTCGCTACTGGAATCGGTGAAGCAGACGGTCGGTAGCATGAGCGACCTGCGTTATGGGCGCCTCTCCAACCACAGACTAAGGGACGACGTCATGCAAGGCCTCAAGAGCGTACAAGATGCGTGCGACGGAAAAAGTTGA
- a CDS encoding Kinetochore protein fta7, which translates to MAPKKRGRKPKGKAVEVEEPTPEEEAQAEAEPAPEKKRGRKPKAAAEEGEKPSAEEESKAAKKKHRRPAARTEPEAPEARRRKDRQPSPAGEPATEKPTKKRRKRSSQTEEKPSKSPPETQRRRPGRPRISDGASSPHAPEEQPSKSRKSKKRPSGDEDAADSAPAKKRRRRTSDEIRQQQQQQQLLLQSSMDPPAARRPAPKHRHIAPRVRQIPRSIIEEKWTPLAPPTLAHVSSLLRLAERPVLQRLAANEKRRDQAASAIRLVTNRLSRKLSRGLPFPPAAAPSTGSGVGARKAADADGGRAEELNFERVIEGVAALERQLDPLLHAVELLKVEKERDERSLEADYDSLRTLEANARSEARNFKDNLRKTHVLVPEPKVAGAADSSRHGSVGEEHDFKFVPDENVTGTLFRDLEGNELRELAGQVSSHMESMRNNLQQIDGVLPQIVRSRAALQDVLFKHLDQPSYENVLLG; encoded by the exons ATGGCGCCCAAGAAACGAGGGAGGAAACCGAAGGGGAAGGCtgtcgaggttgaggagcCTACgcccgaggaagaagcccaggccgaggctgAACCCGCACCCGAGAAGAAACGTGGGCGTAAACCGAAAGCCGCAGCggaggaaggagagaagCCATCGGCTGAAGAAGAATCGAAAGCCGCAAAGAAGAAGCATCGTCGCCCCGCAGCCCGAACCGAGCCAGAGGCGCCGGAGGCCCGTAGGCGGAAAGACAGACAACCCTCCCCGGCAGGAGAGCCAGCGACCGAGAAGCCGACTAAGAAACGGCGAAAGCGGTCTTCTCAAACCGAGGAGAAGCCCTCGAAATCACCTCCAGAAAcacaacgccgccgcccaggtcgGCCCCGGATCTCTGACGGGGCATCTTCCCCGCACGCCCCCGAGGAGCAACCATCTAAGTCTCGTAAATCCAAGAAGCGTCCGTCAGGAGACGAAGACGCAGCGGACTCAGCGCCGGCAAAGAAACGCCGCCGTCGTACATCCGACGAGATTagacaacagcaacaacagcagcagctgctgctACAATCCAGCATGGATCCcccagcagctcgccgtccgGCCCCGAAACACCGCCACATCGCTCCCCGCGTCCGCCAGATCCCCCGCTCGATAATCGAGGAGAAATGGACCCCACTCGCACCCCCGACCCTCGCACACGTCTCcagcctcctccgccttgcCGAGCGCCCTGTCCTGCAacgcctcgccgccaacgagAAGCGCCGCGACcaggccgcctcggccatccGCCTTGTCACGAACCGCCTCTCCAGAAAGCTCTCTCGCGGCCTCCCCTTCCcgcctgctgccgcccctTCCACCGGATCTGGCGTAGGCGCCAGGAAAGCCGCTGATgctgacggcggccgcgcgGAGGAGCTCAACTTTGAGCGCGTCATTGAGGGTGTCGCGGCGCTCGAGAGGCAGCTTGACCCGCTGCTGCacgccgtcgagctcctcaaggtcgagaaggagcgCGACGAAAGGTCGCTCGAGGCGGACTATGACAGTCTAAGGACGCTAGAGGCCAACGCAAGGTCCGAAGCCAGGAACTTCAAGGACAACCTTCGCAAGACGCACGTTCTCGTCCCCGAGCCTAAGGtcgctggcgccgccgacagCAGCCGCCACGGTAGTGTCGGAGAGGAGCACGATTTCAAGTTCGTTCCGGACGAGAACGTCACTGGGACACTATTTAGG GATCTCGAAGGAAATGAGCTGCGCGAGCTGGCCGGTCAGGTCAGCAGCCATATGGAGAGCATGCGCAACAACCTGCAACAGATTGACGGCGTCTTGCCGCAAATCGTCCGAAGCAGGGCTGCGCTGCAGGATGTGCTCTTCAAGCACCTCGACCAACCGAGCTACGAGAATGTCCTGCTCGGATAG